Sequence from the Clostridium butyricum genome:
TATGCCAGCAAGCAAAGTAAAAGAAATAACTGATGAAAAATTTATTGTTGTAATGAAAGTTTATAAAAAAGAAGAAGAAGTTTTAGATATACTTGAAGAAAAAGGTTTCGATTATGTTTATGCAAGCAGAGTAGGAAGAGAAGGTCAGCTTGTATTAACAGATAGAGAGGAAATACTTAAAGTAAGAGATTACATGTCATTAATAATAGCAAGCAGGAATTAGTTAGTAGTTAATAAGTAACAGTTAACAGTTTAAGGCTGAAATACTTTTATGATTTTTTTATATTAGAGTGTTACTAAAAACAGAGATTCTGTAAGAATATTAAATGTAACTGACAATTGTTAACTGATAACTGTAAACTGAAAAGAAAGGGTGTTAAAAAATGATTTATTTTATAGGAGCAGGTCCAGGAGCAGTAGATTTAATTACTGTAAGAGGAAGAGATTTATTAGAAAGAGCAGAAGTTGTAATATATGCAGGTTCATTAGTTTCCAAGGAACATCTTGAATATTGCAGACCAGATGCCAAGATATATAATTCAGCAGGAATGACTCTTGAAGATGTTATGGAAGTCATGACTATGGAAGAGCAGATGGGAAAGACTGTTGTTAGATTACATACTGGAGATCCTAGCATTTATGGAGCTATAAGGGAACAAATGGTTGAACTTGATAGAGTAGGAATACAATATGAAGTTATTCCTGGTGTTAGTTCATTTACTGGTGCAGCAGCAGCAATAAATAGAGAGTTTACTCTTCCAGGTGTTACTCAGACTGTTATTTTAACAAGAGTAGAAGGAAGGACTCCCGTACCAGAAACAGAAGATTTAGAAAAATTAGCATCAATAGGTGCATCTATGGCAATTTTCTTGTCTGTTTCAATGATCGATAAAGTTGTAGAAAAACTTAAAAAGGGATATAAAAAGAATGTTGCAATAGCAGTAGTTGAACGAGCAACATGGGATGATGAAAGAATTATAATAGGTCATTTAGATGACATTGCACAAAAAGTTAAGGAAAATAATATAACTAAATGTGCTCAAATATTAGTTGGAGATTTTATTGATAGTGACTTTGAAAAGAGCTTACTATACGATAAAAGTTTTTCTCATATGTTTAGAGATGCAGAGGATAAGAAATAATGATAAGTATAATCTGTCCATCTCCAAAAGGCAGTGATATTGCATTTAAACTTCAAAAAAGTTTAAATGCAAATCTTTATATAAAGGGAAAAATAGAAGATAAGGAGTACGATAAAATCAAGGATTCTGAAGTATCTTTATCTACAAATTGTACTATTTATAGATTTTATGAAGATTTTAAACTAAAGGATATTACAGAAGAAACATT
This genomic interval carries:
- the cobM gene encoding precorrin-4 C(11)-methyltransferase, yielding MIYFIGAGPGAVDLITVRGRDLLERAEVVIYAGSLVSKEHLEYCRPDAKIYNSAGMTLEDVMEVMTMEEQMGKTVVRLHTGDPSIYGAIREQMVELDRVGIQYEVIPGVSSFTGAAAAINREFTLPGVTQTVILTRVEGRTPVPETEDLEKLASIGASMAIFLSVSMIDKVVEKLKKGYKKNVAIAVVERATWDDERIIIGHLDDIAQKVKENNITKCAQILVGDFIDSDFEKSLLYDKSFSHMFRDAEDKK